In Nicotiana tabacum cultivar K326 chromosome 19, ASM71507v2, whole genome shotgun sequence, one DNA window encodes the following:
- the LOC107777129 gene encoding sister chromatid cohesion protein PDS5 homolog C-like yields the protein MSASDKELEEQLAEAGNKLLQPLSSLDQLIILLDQVESSLSKVDQSATISMHVALSPLMKALVANDLLRHSDLDVKVAVASCISEITRITAPDAPYNDDKMKDVFQLIVSSFENLHDQSSRSYNKRVLILETVAKVRLCVVMLDLECDKLITEMFQHFLKAIREDHPENIFSSMENIMTLVLEESEELPVELLSPLLASVKKDNDEVTPIAKRLGEKVFANCAEKLKPYLMQAVESLHISLDEYDSKTVTLVCEGTLQLRGHKSTSYVWSYYERIEEGDDGWWKVRCSHCRLVLHYNARRIGTKCLMKYVERCLERNSMEPIRIE from the exons ATGTCGGCTTCAGATAAAGAGCTAGAAGAACAACTTGCGGAAGCTGGGAATAAGCTTCTTCAACCTCTTTCTTCACTTGACCAACTCATCATCTTGCTTGAC CAAGTAGAATCTTCCCTGTCAAAGGTGGACCAATCAGCGACTATATCAATGCATGTTGCACTTTCTCCATTGATGAAGGCTTTGGTTGCAAATGACCTCCTGAGGCATTCTGATCTTGATGTGAAGGTCGCAGTTGCTTCTTGTATAAGTGAGATAACTAGAATTACTGCGCCCGACGCTCCATATAATGATGACAAAATGAAG GATGTCTTTCAATTAATTGTATCATCCTTTGAGAATTTACATGACCAGTCCAGCAGATCATATAATAAGAGGGTGTTGATCCTTGAGACAGTGGCCAAGGTCAGGTTATGTGTTGTCATGTTGGATCTAGAATGTGATAAGCTCATTACTGAGATGTTTCAGCACTTCCTTAAAGCTATAAG AGAGGATCACCCAGAGAATATCTTCTCATCCATGGAAAATATCATGACTCTTGTGCTGGAAGAAAGTGAAGAGTTACCCGTTGAGTTGCTCAGCCCTCTATTGGCTAGTGTTAAAAAGGACAATGAT GAGGTGACACCAATTGCTAAGAGGTTGGGGGAGAAAGTATTTGCAAACTGTGCAGAGAAGCTTAAGCCTTACTTGATGCAAGCAGTAGAATCATTGCACATCTCTTTGGATGAGTACGACAGTAAAACTGTTACTTTAGTGTGTGAAGGGACTCTTCAACTTCGTGGGCACAAATCTACCTCATATGTTTGGAGTTActatgaaaggattgaagaaggtgaTGATGGATGGTGGAAAGTAAGATGTAGTCATTGTCGTCTTGTTCTTCATTACAATGCGCGACGTATTGGCACTAAATGCTTAATGAAATATGTTGAGCGTTGTTTGGAGCGCAATTCGATGGAACCTATACGAATTGAGTAG